From the genome of Hymenobacter cellulosilyticus, one region includes:
- a CDS encoding DUF6252 family protein has product MQEERPLPESQLPPATQTGANTFGCLVNGQVYLPSGNAGISNYTVIYEPDFLGGSLQIVTYRYPEPKGGKTQEVSLGGINIDHVGTYKVGLNSEVGVSFIDDYKMRPCNEYRNDQAAVYSRGTVFISRLDLSAGIISGTFEFTLAQPGCDTIRVTKGRFDKKP; this is encoded by the coding sequence GTGCAAGAAGAAAGACCCCTCCCCGAAAGCCAGCTGCCACCCGCGACTCAAACCGGGGCCAATACCTTCGGGTGTCTGGTAAACGGACAGGTCTATTTACCCAGTGGCAATGCCGGTATCAGCAACTATACCGTAATCTACGAACCGGATTTTCTGGGAGGCAGCCTCCAAATTGTGACCTACCGGTATCCTGAGCCCAAAGGTGGGAAAACGCAAGAAGTGTCATTGGGCGGGATAAATATCGACCACGTTGGTACCTACAAGGTAGGTTTGAATAGTGAAGTGGGCGTTTCTTTCATTGATGACTACAAGATGCGCCCTTGTAATGAATATAGAAACGACCAAGCAGCCGTCTACTCCCGCGGTACTGTATTTATAAGCCGCCTGGACCTGAGCGCTGGTATTATCTCTGGCACATTTGAATTCACCTTGGCCCAGCCCGGCTGCGACACGATTAGAGTGACCAAGGGCCGCTTCGATAAGAAACCCTGA
- a CDS encoding RNA polymerase sigma factor — protein sequence MFFKRRPKSPTELSDEELLTRYRLEGAVADLGVLYERHMPLVFAVCRKYLRPDEDAQDAVMQLFEKLLDTLRRHEVSNFPAWLQTTARNHCLMILRARQRAGPDGALVLHFPDAADMESSGVLHQAGDATEDQELTEARLQALEHALADLPEAQRRCLELFYLEKKCYRDIADLTGFDLGLVKSHLQNGKRNLKRYLDSAPNAAR from the coding sequence ATGTTTTTCAAACGTCGCCCGAAGTCGCCCACCGAGCTGTCCGATGAGGAGCTGCTCACGCGCTACCGCCTCGAAGGCGCCGTGGCCGACCTGGGCGTGCTCTACGAGCGACACATGCCCCTGGTGTTTGCCGTGTGCCGCAAGTACCTGCGGCCCGACGAAGACGCCCAGGACGCGGTGATGCAGCTCTTCGAGAAGCTGCTCGACACGCTGCGGCGGCACGAAGTGAGCAACTTCCCGGCCTGGCTCCAGACGACGGCCCGCAACCACTGCCTGATGATCCTCCGGGCCCGGCAGCGGGCCGGCCCCGACGGTGCCCTGGTCCTGCATTTTCCCGACGCGGCCGATATGGAATCCTCCGGAGTTCTGCATCAGGCAGGTGATGCAACTGAAGATCAAGAACTCACCGAGGCCCGCCTGCAGGCTCTGGAGCACGCCCTGGCCGATTTGCCGGAGGCACAGCGCCGCTGTCTGGAGCTGTTTTACCTCGAAAAGAAATGCTACCGCGACATTGCCGACCTCACCGGCTTTGACCTCGGCCTGGTGAAAAGCCACCTCCAAAACGGCAAGCGCAACCTCAAACGTTACCTCGACTCAGCTCCCAATGCGGCCCGCTAA
- a CDS encoding zf-HC2 domain-containing protein, with amino-acid sequence MRPANQPPVPPQPPAPDAAGHLPLPLLRQYVAGALPPAEQHRVEAHSLSCSRCAEVLEGLDLSSPAVTDQALSELRHRLHQRVAREAAPRYAARTWQAVAAVLALLLVSTAVWWGVRRPQAPAAGSPPVAVQVPAPPPAAVETAPSQVEPASAEVAAATGPVATPVAPATAPLPAPAARHPVAPARRSRRPAVAAAPARQSAPAAASVLSDQAVSGSVAMQAPAPVVAAPNQPEPTETKAEQSRVMLAQKVGADSVSAPRRWPSPRQQLRRKLSSANLLCPRLRLSVPSPWAATSCYGSTCGARPCLYPTHQPRSFRAVCGCASQ; translated from the coding sequence ATGCGGCCCGCTAATCAGCCTCCTGTTCCACCCCAGCCCCCGGCCCCCGATGCGGCCGGGCACCTGCCGCTGCCCCTGCTGCGGCAGTACGTGGCCGGAGCGCTGCCACCCGCCGAACAGCACCGCGTGGAGGCGCACTCCCTGAGCTGCAGCCGTTGCGCCGAAGTGCTGGAAGGCCTGGACCTGTCCAGCCCCGCCGTCACCGATCAGGCCCTGAGCGAGTTGCGGCACCGGCTGCACCAGCGCGTGGCCCGGGAAGCCGCGCCCCGCTACGCGGCCCGCACTTGGCAAGCCGTGGCCGCCGTGCTGGCCTTGCTGCTGGTAAGCACGGCCGTGTGGTGGGGAGTACGCCGTCCGCAGGCCCCGGCGGCCGGGTCGCCGCCCGTAGCGGTGCAAGTGCCCGCCCCGCCGCCCGCCGCAGTAGAAACTGCTCCGTCACAAGTCGAGCCTGCTTCGGCAGAGGTGGCTGCGGCAACAGGACCTGTAGCGACGCCAGTTGCCCCCGCTACGGCTCCCCTACCTGCTCCGGCCGCCCGGCACCCGGTGGCTCCGGCCCGGCGCAGTCGGCGGCCGGCAGTAGCGGCGGCTCCCGCCCGTCAGTCTGCCCCTGCCGCAGCCAGTGTGCTGAGCGACCAGGCAGTTTCGGGCTCTGTGGCCATGCAGGCCCCGGCTCCGGTGGTAGCTGCTCCCAATCAGCCGGAGCCTACGGAAACCAAGGCCGAGCAAAGCCGGGTGATGCTGGCTCAAAAAGTCGGAGCAGACTCAGTCAGTGCGCCCCGGCGGTGGCCAAGCCCCAGGCAGCAACTACGGAGGAAGTTATCAAGCGCAAACCTGCTTTGCCCCCGGCTCCGGCTATCAGTCCCCAGCCCGTGGGCGGCTACATCGTGCTACGGGAGTACCTGCGGCGCGAGGCCATGTTTGTACCCGACCCACCAGCCACGCAGCTTTCGGGCAGTGTGCGGGTGCGCTTCACAGTGA
- a CDS encoding energy transducer TonB, whose translation MRFTVKADGSLDNFKVMRGLRRDYDQEAIRLLCEGPAWKPGAANGRRADQVVDVNVTF comes from the coding sequence GTGCGCTTCACAGTGAAGGCCGACGGCTCGCTCGACAACTTCAAGGTGATGCGTGGTCTGCGCCGCGACTACGACCAGGAAGCCATCCGCCTGCTCTGCGAGGGTCCGGCCTGGAAGCCCGGCGCCGCCAACGGCCGCCGTGCCGACCAGGTTGTCGACGTCAACGTGACGTTCTAA
- a CDS encoding dodecin family protein has translation MSTIKKVIEVLASSEKSFEDALQRALTEASTTVKGIKSIYIKDQSCRVRDNKIVEYRITAKITFEVMHKWDPNALHTGDAASDTPTPAGDGSPDYSQVQIKTQPDLPRDVEPGGSATAPESGGGYSN, from the coding sequence ATGAGCACGATTAAGAAAGTAATTGAGGTCCTGGCTTCCTCCGAAAAGAGCTTCGAAGATGCCCTGCAACGCGCCCTAACCGAAGCCAGCACTACCGTGAAAGGCATTAAGTCTATCTATATCAAAGACCAGAGCTGCCGGGTGCGCGACAACAAGATTGTCGAGTACCGCATCACGGCTAAAATCACCTTTGAGGTAATGCACAAGTGGGACCCCAATGCCCTGCATACCGGCGACGCGGCTTCGGACACGCCCACTCCCGCCGGCGACGGCAGCCCCGACTACAGCCAGGTGCAGATCAAAACCCAGCCCGACCTGCCCCGCGACGTGGAGCCCGGCGGCAGCGCCACCGCACCCGAGAGTGGCGGCGGCTACAGCAACTAA
- a CDS encoding porin family protein — MNSKSLFGRLAVAALLLSSLFSAAQAQVRRPVYSNSPARPVYSAPVRTTPTTPGVQFGLRAGVNVSDWSGDAVQSVMDLAGYTDGAVTKEMKPGLHAGVYATIPLGPGFAVEPGVSYSEKGAKLVGTLPWEQFDFLNARVTATSRMSYIDVPVLFKGYLTPGFYLFAGPQASFLVSNKVRVQAGALGFNAFSTDFDVKDQFRSVDFGVVGGLGYQFDSGFGLSAGYDFGLSSLDKNNNFDAQNRVIKASVNYSF, encoded by the coding sequence ATGAACTCCAAAAGCCTTTTCGGGCGCTTGGCTGTAGCCGCGCTTTTGCTTTCTTCGTTGTTTTCCGCGGCCCAGGCCCAGGTTCGCCGCCCCGTATATTCCAATTCCCCGGCCCGGCCGGTGTACTCGGCTCCCGTCCGGACCACGCCCACCACGCCCGGCGTTCAATTCGGCCTCCGGGCCGGAGTCAACGTCTCCGACTGGTCGGGTGATGCCGTGCAGAGCGTGATGGACCTGGCCGGCTACACCGACGGGGCCGTGACCAAAGAAATGAAGCCCGGTTTGCACGCCGGCGTGTATGCTACCATTCCGCTCGGCCCTGGCTTTGCTGTGGAGCCCGGCGTCTCCTACTCCGAGAAGGGCGCCAAGCTGGTGGGCACCCTGCCCTGGGAGCAGTTCGACTTCCTCAATGCCCGCGTAACGGCCACCTCGCGCATGTCTTATATCGACGTGCCGGTGCTGTTCAAAGGCTACCTCACGCCTGGCTTCTATCTGTTTGCTGGTCCGCAGGCTTCGTTTTTGGTTAGCAATAAAGTGCGGGTGCAGGCCGGGGCCCTGGGCTTCAATGCCTTCTCCACCGACTTCGACGTGAAAGACCAGTTCCGCTCCGTTGATTTTGGCGTGGTGGGCGGCCTGGGCTACCAGTTCGACAGCGGCTTTGGCCTAAGCGCCGGCTACGACTTCGGCCTCTCGTCTCTAGATAAGAACAACAACTTCGACGCCCAGAACCGGGTGATTAAGGCCTCAGTGAACTACTCGTTCTAA
- a CDS encoding DUF7948 domain-containing protein, with protein MPFSTRWLRPVLALLCAIGTTGAQAASNPRFVENKKQWDTPVRFRAEVPGGSVFLTATGLVYDWRSTADLLRAHDAAEATTRTHQPAADVAVRGHAVFVDFVGASAAAKSVGQQQLPAYHNYFIGNDPSRWASHVSLFEEVRYAGLYPGTDLRVYGTENGSLKYDFIVQPGGQPAAIALRYRGTDGLQLQPDGTLLVHTSVTDVVEQRPYAYQLVHGQRRAVPCQYRLTDNTLRYDFPQGYDHQQPLIIDPVVVACTFSGSTGEVWGAATGYDNAGNIYTAGFGQSSGYPVTPGAYQVSSRGSTEVAISKLNPTGSQLMYATYLGGSSSDEVRALRTNSAGELYVLTSTNSTNFPSTAGCYDASANGSVDLALTHFNATGTALVGSTYLGGSSQDAPVELAVTNAGAVVVGTTSSTNFPTTAGAYDRTLGGTDLFVARLNASMTTLQWSTFLGGAQGIETSTAVQLEPTGNVLVTGTTNASDFPVTSGALRTTYATPGDAFVARLQADGGALLASTFFGSLNATDVITHVDTDAAGNIIVCGNTSGTLATTPGALTTPSGRIFIAGLNSTLTKQQFLARPLNTSFLTVQSFRVDGCGNIHLAGLDSNSALPIVNPLPNSGLSGFYTTTLNATCSTRLFGSYFGFSPQHVHSNSHRIDEQGRLYQSFCTNSPSPTTATAYSRVSRTGGGLDVLALKIDQNTGAGTSVQAAVAAVDSACAPVQVAFVNQTAGSTRFRWNFADGSAQDTSAAPVHLFQTPGTYRVRMVALGTGLACSRNDTTYVTVRVKAKPTVTLPRDLTLCPGSSLTLNASTPGTTYRWNTGATTASIVVRQPGKYSVVVDNGRCSARDSTTIRLGNLVQAAVAAVDSACAPVQVAFVNRTAGSTRFRWNFADGSAQDTSAAPVHLFQTPGTYRVRMVALGTGLACSRNDTTYVTVRVKAKPTVTLPRDLTLCPGSSLTLNASTPGTTYRWNTGATTASIVVRQPGKYSVVVDNGRCSARDSTTIRLVASPTITPDTIGCIAGSVVLTTKAEPGSTYLWSTQATTPSIVATTSGRYTVRITQGTCVEEKAVTVTLLRPVLPPNIITPNGDGLNDVFKPSNAALIEPGTRLRIFNRWGRQVYTTDDYRNDWGPGQPDGTYYYTLENQRFCTPYVKGWLEVVK; from the coding sequence ATGCCCTTTTCTACCCGATGGCTACGGCCGGTACTGGCCTTGCTATGTGCAATTGGCACCACCGGAGCACAGGCAGCTTCCAACCCCCGATTTGTTGAAAACAAAAAACAATGGGATACGCCGGTCCGTTTCCGGGCTGAAGTGCCGGGCGGCAGTGTGTTTCTGACTGCTACCGGCCTCGTATACGATTGGCGCAGTACCGCCGACCTGCTACGCGCCCACGATGCTGCCGAAGCTACCACTCGCACCCACCAGCCCGCCGCCGATGTGGCGGTACGCGGCCACGCGGTATTCGTTGACTTTGTGGGGGCATCGGCGGCGGCGAAGTCGGTGGGACAGCAGCAGCTGCCGGCGTACCACAACTACTTTATCGGCAACGACCCCAGCCGCTGGGCCAGCCACGTGTCGCTCTTCGAGGAGGTGCGCTACGCCGGCCTGTATCCCGGCACCGATCTGCGGGTGTACGGGACCGAAAATGGCAGCCTAAAATACGACTTCATTGTGCAGCCCGGGGGGCAGCCCGCCGCCATTGCGCTCCGCTACCGTGGCACCGATGGGCTACAGCTGCAGCCCGACGGCACTCTGCTGGTGCATACCTCCGTAACCGACGTGGTAGAGCAGCGCCCGTATGCGTATCAGCTCGTGCACGGCCAGCGCCGGGCGGTACCTTGCCAGTACCGCCTCACCGACAACACCTTGCGCTATGATTTCCCGCAGGGTTACGACCATCAGCAGCCCCTGATAATTGACCCAGTCGTGGTGGCCTGTACCTTCTCGGGCAGCACCGGTGAGGTGTGGGGGGCAGCCACGGGCTATGACAATGCCGGCAATATTTATACCGCCGGTTTTGGCCAAAGCAGCGGGTATCCGGTTACGCCGGGGGCCTATCAGGTTTCATCCCGGGGCAGCACCGAAGTGGCGATCAGCAAGCTGAATCCGACTGGTTCTCAGTTGATGTACGCCACCTATCTGGGGGGTAGTAGCTCGGACGAGGTACGGGCGTTGCGCACCAACAGCGCGGGGGAACTGTACGTGCTGACCAGCACCAACTCTACCAACTTTCCCTCCACGGCGGGTTGCTACGATGCTTCGGCCAATGGCTCGGTTGATCTGGCCCTAACGCACTTCAATGCCACCGGCACGGCTCTGGTAGGGTCAACCTATCTGGGAGGCAGCAGCCAGGATGCGCCGGTTGAGCTGGCTGTAACCAATGCCGGAGCGGTAGTGGTTGGCACTACGTCTTCGACTAACTTCCCTACCACCGCCGGGGCGTACGACCGGACCTTAGGAGGTACCGACCTGTTTGTGGCCCGCCTGAATGCCTCCATGACCACGCTACAATGGAGCACTTTCCTGGGCGGCGCGCAGGGAATTGAAACCAGCACGGCCGTGCAGCTGGAGCCTACCGGCAACGTGCTGGTTACGGGCACCACCAATGCTTCCGACTTTCCGGTAACGTCCGGCGCATTGCGCACCACATATGCCACTCCCGGCGACGCGTTCGTGGCTCGTTTGCAGGCTGATGGCGGGGCCCTGCTCGCTTCCACCTTTTTCGGTTCGTTGAACGCGACCGATGTCATAACGCACGTCGACACCGATGCGGCCGGCAACATAATAGTATGCGGCAACACGTCGGGCACGCTTGCCACCACGCCCGGCGCCCTGACCACGCCGAGTGGGCGGATTTTTATAGCGGGCCTGAACAGTACGCTTACCAAGCAGCAGTTTCTGGCCAGACCCCTGAACACCTCCTTTCTGACGGTTCAATCGTTTAGGGTAGATGGCTGCGGCAATATTCACCTGGCGGGCCTCGATTCCAATTCGGCCTTGCCAATCGTGAATCCATTGCCTAATAGCGGTTTGAGTGGGTTTTATACGACGACCCTGAACGCTACTTGCAGCACCCGCTTATTCGGTTCTTACTTTGGCTTTTCACCCCAACACGTGCACTCCAACTCGCACCGGATTGACGAGCAAGGCCGGCTGTACCAGAGCTTCTGCACGAATAGCCCCTCCCCCACCACGGCCACAGCGTATTCTCGCGTTTCGCGTACCGGCGGCGGGCTAGATGTACTAGCACTTAAAATCGACCAGAACACTGGCGCGGGTACTTCGGTGCAGGCTGCCGTGGCGGCTGTCGATTCGGCGTGCGCACCTGTACAGGTGGCCTTCGTCAACCAGACCGCAGGCAGCACCCGTTTCCGCTGGAATTTTGCCGATGGCTCCGCCCAGGATACTTCCGCAGCCCCGGTGCACCTGTTTCAGACTCCCGGGACGTACCGGGTGCGGATGGTGGCACTGGGCACCGGCCTGGCATGTTCCCGCAACGATACGACCTACGTGACCGTGCGCGTGAAAGCCAAACCAACGGTGACCCTGCCCCGCGACCTGACCCTCTGCCCCGGGAGCTCCCTCACGCTGAATGCCAGCACTCCCGGCACCACCTACCGCTGGAACACCGGCGCCACTACGGCCAGCATTGTGGTGCGGCAGCCCGGCAAGTACTCGGTAGTGGTCGATAACGGCCGCTGCTCAGCCCGCGACAGTACCACCATCCGTCTGGGCAATTTGGTGCAGGCGGCCGTGGCGGCTGTCGATTCGGCGTGCGCACCTGTACAGGTGGCCTTCGTCAACAGGACCGCGGGCAGCACCCGTTTCCGCTGGAATTTTGCCGATGGTTCCGCCCAGGATACCTCCGCAGCCCCGGTGCACCTGTTTCAGACTCCCGGGACGTACCGGGTGCGGATGGTGGCACTGGGCACCGGCCTGGCGTGTTCCCGCAACGATACGACCTACGTGACCGTGCGCGTGAAAGCCAAACCAACGGTGACCCTGCCCCGCGACCTGACCCTTTGCCCCGGAAGTTCCCTCACGCTCAACGCCAGCACCCCCGGCACCACCTACCGCTGGAACACCGGCGCCACCACGGCCAGCATTGTGGTGCGGCAGCCCGGCAAGTACTCGGTAGTGGTCGATAACGGCCGCTGCTCAGCCCGCGACAGTACTACCATCCGCCTGGTAGCTTCGCCTACCATCACCCCCGATACCATCGGCTGCATAGCGGGAAGCGTGGTGCTGACTACCAAAGCTGAGCCGGGCAGCACATACCTGTGGTCGACGCAGGCGACTACGCCCAGCATTGTAGCTACCACTTCGGGGCGCTACACGGTACGCATCACGCAGGGCACCTGCGTAGAAGAAAAGGCCGTAACCGTGACGCTGCTGCGACCGGTGTTGCCGCCCAACATCATCACCCCCAACGGCGACGGCCTAAATGATGTCTTCAAGCCCTCCAACGCTGCCTTGATAGAGCCTGGTACCCGCCTGCGCATCTTCAACCGCTGGGGCCGGCAGGTGTATACCACCGACGACTACCGCAACGACTGGGGCCCCGGCCAGCCCGATGGGACGTATTATTATACGCTGGAAAATCAG